The stretch of DNA ctgaacctgaaaaaaaagaaaactaaaataaatcgcCTTATTTTAGCCTATCATATTATGTGGGTCATCTTAGGAGCCAACAATCCCAATCAGTACCCAGCTTTTCCCTTCCAAACTGTTGTAATTCCTCTCtcagaatagatagatagatagatagatagatagatagatagatagatagatagatagataaaaagatagaatgtatgtatgtatgtatgtaaatgacATAAATGACTATCATTTAAAAACCTTTCCCCATGTCCTTTTGGAGTTGTTGACTCTGACCTCTTTGCACATCTGTAGTACCGTCTCCACATACCGCTCTACTACTCTGCACGCCCTAAGTGCCCGTGTGTCACGCCAGCACAGAACAGTCTTCACCCATTCCCCCAAAATGTCATGCATCTTTTCTTGTCACCTATCCAGAAACAGACCACAccttgtcaggggcagccctgcttatacactgaagcctagaatcagccataggcctgacatacatgcctgctaacacaaagtcttgggtctctgtggaaaacactgaaacagatggcttaAAGCtactgtaaacaggcagctttggtggaaatttgccGGCCTGGGTCATCATAGACcctgtagataggtagccttggtagacagtaccaacttagataaggacaagtgaatcacagGCCAagtcagagtgacctgtcccctgcaccttcacccagctgacactctgttctggaagatatccgtacttcccctgaacacctaggctcctgtgtcatccccttccccacatcctgcctttttgtgtatataacccctgtgtgaaaaagtaaaataacggtttgatcagcctattgACAAGCCGTGTTTCTTTGTGTTCGCCCatttttccccattctctcttaggtgatctcccgGACCCTGtgtaatgccctgctggacaggacaacaACATAATTGCTGTCCCACCATATTCTGTACCAATGCCAGGATCCTATCATTTCATTTCTAAGGTTTGTTTCATCAGTGTGACATCTGTGTCCCACCTTAAGAACTGATAATTACAGTATATGCTCAGAAAACCCATTATTCATAGAAAGGAGCTGATGAATGTGGAACTCAGTTACAAGGAAAGGCAATATATGAAGTCAGAAGAGAAATTAGAATAAAACCTTTAACAAATGCCCCACTGGTTCTAACATTGTTAATGATTGAAAACTCAGGTTTTCAATAAATCTGTCATTTCTGTATTTAACTATGGCTGACAGGCAGAGCCATACTCTATATAGGTACCTGGGTGATAAAGCACAGCCAGCtgagttctcttttctttacttGGTGTCAGTCTCTCgtgtcccaggttggccttaaactatGAAGCTAAGAATAACTTCTGATCTTCCCACTGATACCTCCTGAAGACCCAGATCGAAGACACAGCATGCCTAGCTCATCAGCTGTTAGGAAGCACGCTACTGAGTCACAGCTCCAACCAATAATGTCTTCATTTCAAATATAGTCCTAACAGTTCTCCCAAGAACCCTTAGAACAATGTTATAACACCCATTACACTTCTTGCTATAACCGAATCCCCTCTTTCTCTAGCTAACACTTCATTTTAGCAATAGAAATTTAGTTAGGtgtttaaatagaattttaatcAGATTAAAATCATAATTACAAGTCTCCTCCTGACTTCAAGACTACTATAATTCCTTTCACTATTCActagtttttatggttttttggtcttttttttttttttaaagagacagcaTCTCTAGATTGTCCAGCTTtgaacccactatgtagcccaagctggccttgaagttgtgccaattctcttgcctcagcctcctaaggaCCGAAATCACAAGCATGTAATATCACACCCAACTTTTATGTATACTTTTAAGGTTGCCTACTACTTCTTGGTAAGAATTTATATTTCACTATGTCTAAGAGGCTAATCTGGAGAACTGGAGCGATATCTCAGTTagcaaaacactttaaaaatgtctgtcctagccaggcagtggtggcgcacgcctttaatcccagcacttgggaggcagaggcagaggcaggcaaggctatacagagaaatcctgtctcaaaaaaaaaaaaaaaaaaaaaaaaaaaaaaaaaagtctgttctACTGCTGTGCTGGGCCTGTCGATCCAAGCTTAggttatcacagcagtagaacagacatttttaataaaagcttAATTCAtaggcgctggagagatggctcactgagagcactgactgctcttccagaggtcctgagttcaattcccagcaaccacatggtggctcataaccatctgtaatggggtctgatgccctcttctggtgtgtctgaagacagtgacagtgtacttacataaaataaataaaacttctaaaaagaaaaaggttaaaaaaaaaaaaaaagcttaattcATGGAGAAAAAGAACTGTATAAATATGACTTAAAGGTTTCACAAAATTTCATACCTGCAGCCAAAAGGTCTAACAGCACTGTAGAGTGTGTAAGCGTGTACATACATGGCCACTCTGTCTGCGAGATGCTGGGAGGAAAAGAATTTATTAGTACATGTCCATTACTGTTCAGAAGGTTTATCACATACTTGTCAACTTACTTTTAGAGGAATGTTATAGCCAAAGTTAGACCTAAAGTTGGACGCTTCTTCTCTTGCTATGTCTGCTAATGAACGAGCATCTGCCAACAAACCTGCAACTGCCTGGAGGAAAAAGCACCAATTTAACATACACTCCTATAACAGACCAAAGGCAAACAGTTTATTATTAGTTTAtctaatagtttttaaaaataagtaagtatcAAATACTATCTTTGATAAAGTCTTTAAAAGGCATTTTGATGACAAgtatagaaagaagaaagtaggCCTTAACTTTCTCTACCCCTTTCAGTGTCTAACATTTTACCAAATTCTGTGTAACTTAGGTGAGCCTTGAAcctgggattctcctgcctcaacctcatGACTAACTGGCGTAACAGGCCTGAGGTACCAGGCCCAAGCAGTTTCTAAGTATGAGAATGCCAACAGCTGGACAGctttatataagaaaaagaataaatctgAGCATCTAGAACAGGATCAAAACTTCTCCTCCCTCAAGTGCCTATCATAAAAGACTACACAACTGTCTTCTACTAGTTTTCTTTTGACAAGTCTTATCAGAACATCACAAGCATAAGCAATAAATCTGTTCAAGACAGAAAATGGTTgggagccaaggctacacagagaaaccctgtcttgaaaaaacaaaaagaaaatggttgggAGAATCCttatgaagggaaaaaaaaagccttaagaCTTACTATCAATTCTTTTATGTATAGTACCATATCtcttttagaaataaaactaCCACTGAATGTTACTGTGTAACAGGCTCTGGAATAACACTGAAACTAAGTTTGAATCCAACTGTTCCTTTAGCATCTGTTAGCTCATCTGTGAAAGTGTAATGGTCAGGATTTAATGATCTAAATTATGTGACAAACCCCTACCATAACACCTAGCACACAAGCTGTTTTCTTTCTATCTAGATAGCAGAGTGAAGATAGTTCACAATGTTTTTATTATGGTAGTTCCTATGGAATAAAGCTTCATGTACACACGATGCCTTCAGTGCATTCCAGGAGTACATTTATGGTCTGGCTTACACTTGGGTTTCCATAGCAGCTGCAGGACTTAGCAGAGATTCATGTTATTCGTCCTTTCACTGTACATCGTTTCTTCTCCCCATACCTTTCTAGAAAGTGTTCTGATAACACTAGTGACAACCCCAAGATGGATACAAAAAGCCTAACATCCTTTGCCGCCAAATACTTACCACCCCCTGGTGATCTATGCTGTTAAGATCATTTCTGAATCCTCCACATCCTTCACCCTCTCATCTTTAAAACTTGTGTTTTCTTGCCACCAGTAAGGTTATGAAATTGTTTTAGACATTGAGTTGCTCAAAATGCAATAAAAAACTTAACATTATTGTGGCCACTCAATCATATATTACTGCCTTAATAGTAAACAGATGAACTCAAAAACAGAATTTAGTGTATTTTGGTCATatcaaaagaaactgaagaaaacaaagatgaaCATTTTAAAGTGTGATCTCACCATTCCAACATGTCGATCAACATTAAAAAGACGTTTATTGGATCCTTCTTCATAAAGTTTAGAAAGGACTAGTTTTTCTACCCCAAACACAACACCGTCTTTACATCTGATCCCAATAGCTGTACTGAaacaagaagaattttttttagctGAAATAGAAGAAACTtagtaagatttaaaaaaaaaaaaagtcttccccaTGACGCTTTGTTATTTTTCCAAGAACTAtaattcccagcattccaggatgGCCCTTGGTcaggtggggcttacaggttaatttGGGGTAAACTTGAAGCAAACTCAGTGTCCTCATCATGGAAAACTAGGGTAAGGTTTCCACAGTCCATGGCCTTAAGTCTACAACTGCACGTGCAAACATCCCAGAACTTTCCAGATAAGGGTCCCATTCATGCTCCAAAGTTCTACTACCATGGCTGACAACACTACAAGTCAGTGGTTGCCCCTCCTATTGTAGGGATATTTGTATTCATGACCCGGAGGGCCTGGAGCTCCTACTGTCTGCTGCTTCTACTGGAACAAATGGAGACAGAGTCTAGCTGAGGGTGTAGGGTTGGGAAAGTGGGGTACAAGACAATACACCTCACAGAAAAGCATTCCCCATTTCAAAGCTGGACATAGTCTCTGGGGCTTCCCCTACAGGGACTTGACCTGCTTGTCTTTGTTGTGTCTCTATGTGTACTGCTGGGATCAAACACAGGGTATAAGTACACTCTGAACCCTTTCTaagttcttgtttttgttttgttggtttttttgagacatggtttctctgtgcagctctggctgtgctAGAACTGACTCTGTAACTGGGCTGGCCTAGaaccacagagatcctcctaccgctgcctcctgactgctgggattaaaggtgtgtgccaccatagctGGTTCTTCTGAGTAGTTTTTAAGTTCAGCTGGCTAAACCTGAATATGTAAAACTTATGTATAAAGCAAGTTAACTATTTACAACTATAAGCCATTTTAATAAATACTATTAGTAATAACAGTAAATAGTAAATAGGTGAGCAGTTTATCATTAGGTATTTGTTGTTAAGACCAATAAATTCTCCTGtcaattgttctttttttttaagaaaaacttttttttctttgtgtggtgCTGAGGACAGTAAGACCCACAAATGCCAGGCAGTACTGCTACTCAGTACTGCACTGTACAGAACTGTACGCACGAACTACATTACAGTGGCTAATTTATAATAACTTTGGAAAACAGCATTATTACAtctattttacaaataaagaacCCGAAGCAAAACAATTATATTCCCATCATTAACAAGTAATGTAACAATAGTCAAACTCAGGTGTCTGCCCTTGGGCTTCTGTCACCTCCTGCCTGCCTAAGTGTCTGGTTAGGAACACCCCTCAAAAATATACAGGGAACTGGAGCTGGGGAAAGTCAGAACTATTATCTCAACAGAAGCAATGTAAACCTCTCTATTATAAACTAATACTTAAATTTTCagcttttatttctaatatgTTAAGTAATGGTATAACCTATAGCCTGCAcaaattaataaacattttttgagattccccaataatttttaaaaatataagatacaATTCTGGGCATAATGACACAATTATAATTCCAGAATTCAGAATGTTGAAGCCAGAGAACCAGAAGTTTTAAGGAAGTTTACACAAGAAGTCCTGTCAGTTTGagtatgcaaaataaaataaaggtataaAAGTttgtggggctgggaagatgactgAGTGGATAGCCCTGAGGACCCATCTTTGATCctgtaacagaaaaaaacaacaacaatccacaaactgtcctctgatctctgctcacatatgcaaacacagaaaataatcaaTCAATCTTGGGCCTAACAACTTAGTCCTTAGAACTTTCATAGTTGGGCCCTTCAATGAGAATAAAACCATCATATAACCATCTaaggcatgctttttttttttttaaattataatttttaagtgtaaaatgcacttgtgtgggtatgtgcaagACTgcaggtgcctttggaggccagggAGGTCAGATTCCTGAGCTGCCACATAGGTCTGGGaccctaactcaggtcctctgcaagagcaatacagtcttaactgctgagccatctctccacccctaaGAGAATACTCTCAGGAAACAGAATCACAGCATATGTATTTCTAATATAGTGCTTTTAGGCACCTACTTGAACATCGCTAATTACTTATTTTGGTATTTCTTAAATTTAACAGGTACTTGTAGTGGCAAAGCACTTTACTGTCATGCAtcccaaaacacacaaaaaaattaatcacCTTTTGATGTGAACACAATCTTAAAATTATTAGCTTAAATATTTACTGTTTAAATACCACATCTAGGTCATGGGGTGCTAGAGGTCAAACCCAGAACGTTGTGTGCACTACACAAACACTACCGACTGAgctactgagctacattctcaacatttctttctttttcccaaacacttttttaaaagagttttgtttttgtttttttgagaaaggatttctttgtgtagccctggctaacctggaacttgatctgaagaccaggctgaccttgaactcagagagatctgcctgcctctgcctccaagtgctgcaccaccacctggcaaaagatttttatttaagtgtgtggacatctgttagtgtgtgtgcagtgtgggtGTGTAATGTACAGGGAGCAGAAGAGGACACGGGAACTCTCTTATCTGCAATTACAGGCAACTGCTGGAAGCTCAATTTGTTAGTGGTACTGGGATCTACACCACAGTCCCCATGActgtacagcaagcactcttaaccactaagccatctctccagtcccagtatTGATttacacaggggaaaaaaaatgcatctttaatcccagccctagaGGCAGATGAGTCTCCTTAGGCCACCCAagcctggtttgtttgtttgtttgtagacagggtttctctgggcaGCCCTATCAATAGACCAAACTGATTCCAAAGttagagatcaacctgcctcttccttccaactgctgggattaaaggtgtgagataCCACCACTTAAaccgttttttaaaaaataaaataatctaacagggtggctcactgggtaaaagtGTATATATAATGCAGGTCTGATCACCTGTTTGAACCCTGGAACACAACTGTAGATGGAAGATCTACTCAGGAAAGAGCTCTGAAGAGGACTACACGTAGGCGGAGATTACTTCAGGTATGATACTTGTTTATGCTAAAGCAACATAACAAAGCCTAATTACCGAAGCATACAGAATAGAAGACAGTGCCTGACTAAAACCCTCACTTCAGATAAAACAGTGCGTCTTACCTACTGTTTTCCACAGCCTTCATGGCATATTCAACTTGGAAAACTCTTCCATCAGGAGAGAAAGTAGAGGCTGACAGGTCATactaaaacaaagagaacaacagTAAGTTTACACGCAAGTCTCTGCCAACAACAGTTAgacaatttttctttctaaatagcTCAAACACTATGAATGTGTCATACCCTAATAGAAActgctttgggaaaaaaaaaaaatgttacagcaGTTGCTCAGGGAAAACTACGACCTTAGATggttcagttgttaagagcacctgttgctactgcagagaacctgggttggTTTCCCAGAACTCAAAGGGTTAGAAccaccattgagccatctctctagcccgttCTTTTACTTTCAAATCAGGAATCACAAACCTACGTGAATCAGGCATTACATATGTGATCAAAGCCAGCacaaaacaagatgaaaaaaacaaaacaaaacaacaaaaaacaaaacaaaacaaacaaacaaacaaaaaaaacattaagaataactaccgggctggagagatagctaagcatagttaagagcactgactgctcttgcagaggtcctgagttcaattccaagcaaccacatggtgcacATCAAAAGGTCAGGGAACAACCTTCAAGAGTTCTCTTCCTACCTGGTAGGACCTAAGAATCAAACTCAGCATCTCAGAAACTTAACTCAGGTGTTAAAATTAAGTCTTGGTGGCATTCCACAGACCCAAATCCAATATGTAAAAATATCACTCTGGCTGGAAAGACACTcggcaggtaagaacacttgctgctcttccaaaggacttggggtcaattctcagcacccacatagcagttcacaaccacTTCAATAGCTTCAGTTCCAGCAGATCTGACACCCCCTTCTGGCTTTGGATAGACAACAGACAAACATGTGGtgcaacatacatacacacagatgtttaaaaaagaaaattcactcTGGCTTTAGGCTGAAACAAATGTAGAGACAAGTGTGAGTGTGGAGCTCAGATATTCCAAACAATGGTGGCTTTGGCCACACAAAAGGGAACAACCCTTTAGGAGGCCATTCAGTGCAACAACCTTGGAGCTCGGAAAGGAGCTCATCCAGCTGGCACAAGATGTAGGTTAATCCCTAGGCAGAAAGGATCTTGTGTAAGAAACAGATCTGTTAACCAGCAGCTCTTGgtggaaaataaaaaagacaattaACGGACTTTCATTTGAACAATCAGAATTGGACCATTCATTAAGCTGAAGACAACAGGAGATTGTCCATACAGAATTCACAATTAAATAATCCTTTCTTGCTGCATATCTAAGTAATAAGGATGGGTCCCGGCACTCATGTGGATGGCACAGAAGGATGcagagctccaggctagcctagacttcATAGTATGGCTCTATCTCAaacccaatattttttttttaatcgaatATAGGGTTTGGAGCTTAGTGGCTTGTCTACTATATCTCTTGAGGCCCTAGGTTGGCCTTCCCAACTGCCCAGCAGTAGGGgttgttgaagaaaaaaaaaaaaacaatcaaatggCCCGAAATAACTGGCAAATACTGGTATTTACAATTCTTAGTAGATAGCCAGAAAACAAGCTTTCAACAGTGAAACTTCCTAAAGCTCAGGGTTATTTTCATACGAAAATATTCCACATGGTTTGACCACTGACAGAAGATAACATTAATACAACTGCAAAGCCAATTTGCTGTGACATCTACTATTGAGCACTTATCCCcaaaatattacataatattaATACCTCATAACCACTTAAATTATTCTAAGCATAAGAAACTCAAAACACAGTATGTGGTTTTAATTCTGAACATCAAAtcttgtggttttgtgtgtgtgtgtgttttgttttgaagacagggtctctttacatcgttctgtttgtcctggaactcattaagtagaccagtttggcctcgaattcagagatcctcctatctctgcctcccaagtgctgggtttggAGAGCATCAGAATATTGGGGGGAAACAAGGATAACCAAGAAACGCATTATTCATTGCCTCTACTGCAAATAAGATGTTAAGTAGTTCTTTattcgaaaaaacaaaaaattagttcTTTATGAAGACAAAGGAAAGGTGGGGGTAAATCACTGCACACACGGGGTGTATTTAGCCCCAACAAATTAAAAGTCAAACTCGCAAATCCTCAATACTCCTTAAAAATCTGAAGTACGTAGGTCCACAGATAACCCCTTTAAATGCTTACAGATTCGCTTAAAATAGCTTGTTCGCGAAAAGCAGAACAAAGGGGAAAGGCAAAGAACTCATGAGATCGAGCCTTTCCTCTAGGCTGTGTCTCGATGTTTTTCCAGGGACTGTCCACTCACTCACTAGCTTCTGCCAGGGAAGCCCGAGCAGGCCGGTGAGTTAGCAGCACCGCAGCACCTGCACCGGCGGGCGGCGGCCGCACGACGCGCTCGGGGATCCGGCCGAGGCCCTGCGACCAGCGGGGGCTCGCAGGGGGCTCTGCACGGTCGAGCCGGGGCGCTCACACTAGGGCAGGCCCGGGAGTCTCCACTTTCAGTTTCCTTAAGCATGAGCTGAAAGTGACTCAGCGGCCCGGGCTGTCGCTGCTCGGGGGCGGACACGACCAGCACGAACCGCCGCAGGAGCCGGGGCCACCGAGACAGAGGCCGCGGTTCCGCAGGACTCCCGCAGCGCTGGGGGTCCAGCGGCCCTCCGAGCCGCAGCCGGGCTCCCCCACTGCCTTCAAGGCCGAGCTGGAAAAGGCCGCGCGGAGAAACTCACCCCAGTGCCAATGGAGCTCATGGTGCTAACCCGGCAGGCCACCGAACGCTTCCAGGCCTCAAGCGCCGCTCCTACGCCGCACACTGCGCAGGCTAGTAACAGGCTCGCCCATTGGCTGCGCTCTCCACCAATAGCCTTTCCTCTGGCGGCTTGTTCCGCGGGCTGGGAGAGGGCGCGTGCGCAGAAGCCAGAGAGGCGGTTCCTCGGAGAAGTTGGTACTAAGTCAACTGAAACTGGCATTGGAAGTGCTAAGGTCAGAGCCTG from Arvicanthis niloticus isolate mArvNil1 chromosome 23, mArvNil1.pat.X, whole genome shotgun sequence encodes:
- the Psma3 gene encoding proteasome subunit alpha type-3 isoform X1 codes for the protein MSSIGTGYDLSASTFSPDGRVFQVEYAMKAVENSSTAIGIRCKDGVVFGVEKLVLSKLYEEGSNKRLFNVDRHVGMAVAGLLADARSLADIAREEASNFRSNFGYNIPLKHLADRVAMYVHAYTLYSAVRPFGCSFMLGSYSVNDGAQLYMIDPSGVSYGYWGCAIGKARQAAKTEIEKLQMKEMTCRDVVKEVAKIIYIVHDEVKDKAFELELSWVGELTKGRHEIVPKDIREEAEKYAKESLKEEDESDDDNM